One Bacillota bacterium LX-D genomic region harbors:
- a CDS encoding replication-associated recombination protein A: MNLFDLASQEKQKKSAPLAVRMRPKSLEEYIGQKHIVGPGKLLRRAILADQLSSLIFYGPPGTGKTALAQVIAENTKGDFIRLNAVTAGASDLKNIIQTAKDNLTLYAKKTIVFIDEIHRFNKAQQDILLPYVEDGTIVLIGATTENPYFEVNSALLSRSKIFKLFPLEPDEIKAIISTALKDKERGLGNLPVKITADAMEHFVHTSGGDARKALNAIELAVLTSVPNKEGIIEIDLEVAEESIQEKAILYDKNGDQHYDVVSAFIKSMRGSDPNASLHWLARMLAAGEDPRFIARRMIILAAEDIGLADPQALAIAINAAQALDYIGLPEARIPLAEACIYLACAPKSNSVYVAIDKALNDVKKNIGSVPLHLKDGHYPGAKSLNYGAKYLYPHDYPGNHVKQEYLPDKLAGIEYYYPSDNGKEQKIKSYLLEIKEKNNEK, from the coding sequence TTGAATTTATTTGATTTAGCCAGTCAGGAAAAACAAAAGAAAAGCGCTCCGTTAGCTGTAAGGATGCGTCCAAAAAGTTTAGAAGAGTATATAGGTCAAAAACATATTGTTGGACCTGGCAAATTACTGCGCCGAGCAATATTAGCTGATCAACTTTCCTCACTAATTTTTTATGGGCCTCCCGGAACTGGAAAAACAGCCTTGGCGCAAGTCATAGCTGAAAATACCAAAGGTGACTTTATAAGATTAAATGCAGTAACTGCTGGAGCCAGTGATTTAAAAAATATTATTCAGACTGCCAAAGATAATTTGACATTATACGCTAAAAAAACAATAGTATTTATTGATGAAATTCATCGCTTTAACAAAGCTCAACAGGATATTTTACTACCCTATGTGGAAGATGGAACAATTGTCTTAATTGGAGCAACAACTGAAAACCCTTATTTTGAAGTAAATTCTGCCCTTTTATCAAGATCTAAAATCTTTAAATTATTTCCACTGGAGCCAGATGAAATCAAAGCAATTATTAGTACTGCGTTAAAAGACAAAGAGCGTGGCTTAGGTAATTTGCCAGTTAAAATAACTGCAGATGCTATGGAGCATTTTGTTCATACTTCCGGTGGAGATGCTAGAAAAGCATTGAATGCCATTGAACTAGCGGTATTAACTTCTGTGCCAAATAAGGAAGGTATTATTGAGATAGATTTAGAAGTAGCTGAGGAGTCAATTCAAGAAAAGGCAATCCTCTACGATAAGAACGGTGATCAACACTACGACGTAGTTTCAGCTTTTATTAAGAGTATGCGTGGTTCAGATCCCAATGCAAGCTTGCATTGGCTAGCAAGGATGCTTGCAGCAGGAGAAGATCCCCGCTTTATTGCCAGACGTATGATTATCTTAGCAGCCGAAGATATAGGTTTGGCCGATCCTCAAGCACTGGCAATTGCTATAAATGCTGCTCAAGCTCTAGATTATATTGGTTTACCTGAAGCTAGAATTCCCTTGGCAGAGGCATGTATTTACTTAGCTTGTGCTCCTAAAAGTAATTCGGTTTATGTTGCTATAGATAAAGCATTAAATGATGTAAAAAAAAACATTGGGAGCGTGCCACTACATTTAAAAGATGGGCACTACCCAGGGGCAAAGTCTCTGAACTATGGAGCAAAATATTTGTACCCTCATGACTATCCCGGCAACCATGTTAAACAAGAGTACTTACCAGATAAATTAGCAGGAATAGAATATTATTATCCTAGTGATAATGGTAAGGAGCAAAAAATAAAAAGTTATTTACTGGAAATAAAGGAGAAAAACAATGAAAAATAA
- the nifS gene encoding cysteine desulfurase NifS, with translation MRKVYLDHSATTPVRPEVAEIVNTYLTTHFGNPSSIHSFGREAKKAVDIAREQVATFLGAKTDEIFFTSGGTEADNWAIVGSAYANKEKGKHLITSSIEHHAVLDTFKSLEKQGFNVTYLPVNNEGLVQIEDFKAALTEDTILVSIMHVNNEVGTIQPIAEIGNITRERGIIFHTDAVQSVGKIPVDVNQLKVDLLSASSHKIYGPKGIGCLYIRKGVQLNPLLFGGGQERKRRPGTENVPGIAGFGKACELARVELGDEMSKLTSLRDKLIEGIMQKIPDIQLNGSKKDRIPNNVNISVKHIEGESLLLSLDMQGIAASSGSACTSGSLDPSHVLLAMGIPHEIAHGSLRMTLGRENTEEDINYVLDVLPSIVERLRAMSPLYQANSSESKGE, from the coding sequence ATGCGTAAAGTATATCTTGATCATAGTGCTACTACGCCTGTCAGACCAGAGGTAGCTGAAATAGTTAATACATATTTAACAACACATTTTGGTAACCCTTCAAGTATTCATAGTTTCGGTAGAGAAGCTAAAAAAGCTGTTGACATTGCCAGAGAACAAGTAGCCACTTTTTTAGGTGCTAAAACTGACGAAATATTTTTTACAAGTGGGGGAACGGAAGCTGACAACTGGGCTATTGTAGGGTCAGCTTATGCAAATAAAGAAAAAGGGAAACATCTTATTACTTCTTCCATAGAGCATCATGCTGTACTTGATACTTTTAAATCTTTAGAAAAACAAGGTTTTAATGTAACTTATCTTCCTGTAAACAACGAGGGCTTAGTGCAAATTGAAGATTTTAAGGCCGCTTTAACAGAAGACACTATTTTGGTTAGCATTATGCACGTAAATAATGAAGTAGGTACAATACAGCCTATTGCTGAAATAGGTAACATAACAAGAGAAAGAGGAATAATTTTCCATACAGATGCAGTTCAAAGTGTTGGTAAAATTCCCGTAGATGTGAACCAACTGAAGGTAGATTTATTATCGGCATCAAGTCATAAAATCTATGGTCCTAAAGGTATAGGCTGCCTTTATATAAGGAAAGGTGTGCAACTTAATCCTTTACTTTTTGGTGGCGGACAGGAAAGAAAGAGGCGCCCTGGTACAGAAAATGTTCCTGGAATTGCAGGCTTCGGCAAGGCTTGTGAATTAGCACGTGTTGAATTAGGCGATGAAATGAGTAAGCTGACTTCTTTAAGAGATAAACTGATTGAGGGTATTATGCAAAAAATACCCGACATCCAATTAAATGGAAGTAAAAAAGATCGAATACCCAATAATGTGAACATAAGCGTAAAGCATATAGAAGGTGAATCACTTCTTCTAAGCTTGGATATGCAAGGAATTGCTGCTTCCAGTGGTTCAGCTTGTACATCGGGCTCTTTGGATCCATCTCATGTTCTTTTAGCTATGGGTATTCCTCACGAAATTGCTCATGGCTCCTTACGGATGACTTTAGGAAGAGAAAATACTGAAGAAGATATTAATTATGTCTTAGACGTTTTGCCTTCTATAGTAGAACGTTTAAGAGCCATGTCTCCTTTATATCAAGCAAACTCAAGTGAAAGCAAGGGGGAATAG
- the nifU gene encoding Fe-S cluster assembly scaffold protein NifU: protein MYTEKVMDHFTNPRNVGELENPSGSGQVGNPVCGDIMKITIEVDNDIITDVKFKTFGCGAAIATSSMVTEMVKGKTIDEALKITNQQVAEALGGLPPVKMHCSNLAADALHEAIKDYKNKNKNK from the coding sequence ATGTATACAGAAAAGGTAATGGATCATTTTACTAATCCAAGAAATGTTGGTGAATTAGAAAATCCTAGCGGGTCTGGGCAGGTAGGTAATCCTGTTTGCGGAGATATTATGAAAATTACGATTGAAGTAGATAATGACATTATTACTGATGTAAAATTCAAGACCTTTGGCTGTGGGGCAGCAATTGCTACCAGCAGTATGGTTACTGAAATGGTTAAAGGTAAAACGATTGATGAGGCATTAAAAATTACCAATCAGCAAGTGGCTGAAGCCTTAGGTGGGTTGCCGCCTGTAAAAATGCACTGCTCAAATTTGGCTGCGGACGCATTGCATGAAGCAATAAAAGACTATAAAAATAAAAATAAAAATAAATAA
- the mnmA gene encoding tRNA 2-thiouridine(34) synthase MnmA — translation MQKKRKVLMAMSGGVDSSVAAALLLRAGYEVVGVTMQLWTSDEQAISSETACCSLSAVEDARRVAQKLGIPYYVLNFKGLFQEKVIDYFIDEYLLGKTPNPCIACNKYVKFDALLTKARALELDYVATGHYAKVFFDESKQRYMIAKAKDKNKDQTYVLYNLTQDQLQHTLMPLGNYTKPEIRQIAAELGFSVANKPESQEICFVSDNNYRRFIKENSAEEIKPGFFYDTKGNVLGQHQGIPFYTIGQRKGLGIALGYPVYVIDIVPEKNAIILGKLEELEGNRLISENNNFILFDQLRDTMQVTAKVRYKAEEVKATISPGENEGQVEVILHEPQFAITPGQAVVFYNNELVVGGGTIKKKLG, via the coding sequence ATGCAAAAAAAACGAAAAGTATTAATGGCCATGAGCGGAGGGGTTGATAGTTCGGTAGCGGCAGCTCTATTGTTACGTGCTGGTTATGAAGTAGTAGGTGTTACAATGCAGCTTTGGACCTCAGATGAACAGGCTATCTCATCTGAAACTGCCTGTTGTTCCCTAAGTGCTGTTGAGGATGCTCGTAGAGTTGCCCAAAAACTTGGTATTCCCTATTATGTCCTTAATTTTAAAGGTTTATTTCAGGAGAAAGTTATAGACTACTTTATTGACGAATACCTTTTGGGTAAAACACCAAATCCTTGTATAGCATGTAACAAATATGTAAAATTTGATGCACTTTTGACCAAAGCAAGGGCCCTTGAACTAGATTACGTAGCTACAGGTCATTATGCTAAAGTTTTTTTTGATGAGAGCAAGCAGCGTTATATGATTGCTAAAGCTAAAGATAAGAATAAGGACCAGACTTATGTCTTATATAATCTAACTCAAGATCAGTTACAACATACTTTAATGCCCTTAGGCAATTACACTAAACCGGAAATACGTCAGATTGCAGCTGAACTAGGTTTTAGCGTAGCAAATAAGCCTGAAAGCCAGGAAATTTGTTTTGTTAGTGATAATAATTACCGCCGCTTTATCAAAGAAAATTCAGCGGAAGAAATTAAACCGGGATTTTTTTATGATACAAAAGGAAATGTTTTGGGGCAACATCAAGGGATACCTTTTTATACAATTGGGCAACGTAAGGGTCTAGGAATAGCCCTAGGTTATCCAGTATATGTTATTGATATTGTACCTGAAAAAAACGCTATTATCTTAGGTAAATTAGAAGAGTTAGAAGGTAATAGACTAATCTCCGAAAATAACAACTTTATTCTTTTCGATCAATTAAGGGATACTATGCAGGTAACAGCTAAAGTAAGATATAAAGCTGAAGAGGTTAAGGCAACTATCTCACCCGGCGAAAATGAAGGTCAAGTAGAAGTAATACTTCATGAACCACAATTTGCTATTACACCCGGACAAGCAGTGGTTTTTTATAATAATGAATTGGTTGTCGGTGGTGGTACGATTAAAAAAAAGCTTGGCTAA
- a CDS encoding PRC-barrel domain-containing protein produces the protein MYKGREVLGLPVIRKANGENLGKISDLFCSKDLNYVKALQVLANNDKDVKVCQLQMVLSLGRDAIIINSNELENVEVGDDFGSSWQKIKGTKVICGKGNELGCVEDIVFEFPSGQITALEVSEGFIGDIISGRHIVSQEAIQTTGNNTIIVDF, from the coding sequence TTGTACAAAGGAAGAGAAGTTTTAGGCTTGCCCGTAATTAGAAAAGCAAATGGTGAAAATTTAGGAAAAATAAGTGATCTTTTTTGTAGTAAAGATCTAAATTATGTTAAAGCTCTACAAGTATTGGCAAATAATGATAAGGATGTAAAAGTGTGTCAGTTGCAAATGGTATTGAGTCTCGGAAGAGATGCAATTATTATAAATTCCAATGAGTTAGAAAATGTTGAAGTAGGGGATGATTTTGGAAGTAGTTGGCAAAAAATTAAAGGTACTAAAGTTATTTGTGGCAAAGGTAATGAACTTGGCTGCGTTGAAGATATTGTTTTTGAATTCCCAAGTGGCCAAATAACAGCATTAGAAGTGTCAGAAGGGTTTATTGGAGATATAATTTCCGGAAGACATATTGTAAGTCAGGAAGCAATTCAAACAACAGGTAATAATACCATTATTGTAGATTTTTAA
- a CDS encoding AI-2E family transporter, which translates to MKLKIDKKILRRLLMLFFLFIVFVFLYAVRNILFPFVLAIVLAYILNPLVEKLEKHNIKRLYGITIVYIVVFGVLFLACFYGFPVILKQLTAFVEKIPLYTNEIQNRLQNFYHLYQRFTIPYSLRESIDHNILWFQNLLITSLSNLVSSIFSLFSEIFSFIVAPILTFYLLKDKEEICRLIVQNLPLNKRSEILSIWSEIDLALLKFIQGNLLVALIVGIATSIGLTIVGMDFPLLFGIISGITNIIPYFGPIIGAIPAVSLALLKSQSLALYVILVMLIVQQLESNFISPKILGNSIGVHPLLVIFVLLAGGQLWGIAGMLVAVPLTAILKIIIRYLFLKLIV; encoded by the coding sequence TTGAAACTTAAAATTGATAAAAAGATCCTTAGACGTTTATTAATGCTTTTCTTTTTATTTATTGTCTTTGTTTTTCTTTACGCAGTACGAAATATATTATTCCCTTTTGTTTTAGCAATTGTACTTGCTTATATTCTAAATCCCTTAGTAGAAAAATTGGAAAAGCATAATATTAAACGTCTTTATGGTATAACAATTGTATATATTGTGGTTTTTGGAGTGCTATTTTTAGCTTGTTTTTATGGTTTTCCAGTTATTTTAAAACAGCTTACAGCGTTTGTTGAAAAGATTCCCTTATACACTAATGAGATACAAAACAGGTTACAAAATTTTTACCATTTGTATCAAAGATTTACTATTCCCTATAGCTTACGTGAAAGCATTGATCACAACATACTATGGTTTCAGAATTTGCTTATCACTAGCCTGAGTAATCTAGTTAGTAGTATTTTTAGCTTATTTTCAGAAATATTTAGTTTTATTGTTGCTCCAATCTTAACTTTTTATCTTTTAAAAGATAAAGAAGAAATATGCCGTTTGATTGTCCAAAATTTGCCTTTAAATAAACGCTCTGAAATTTTGTCCATATGGTCTGAAATTGATTTAGCACTATTAAAATTTATTCAAGGCAATCTCTTAGTGGCATTGATAGTTGGAATTGCTACTTCAATTGGTTTAACTATTGTAGGAATGGATTTTCCTTTACTATTCGGAATTATTTCGGGAATTACAAACATTATTCCTTATTTTGGTCCAATTATAGGTGCTATACCTGCTGTTTCCTTAGCGCTATTAAAATCGCAGTCTTTAGCATTGTATGTGATTTTAGTAATGCTAATTGTGCAACAGTTGGAAAGTAATTTTATTTCCCCTAAAATTTTAGGGAATAGTATAGGGGTACATCCTTTGTTAGTTATTTTTGTTCTTTTAGCTGGAGGTCAGTTATGGGGGATAGCAGGAATGTTGGTGGCAGTCCCACTAACAGCCATTTTAAAAATCATTATACGTTACTTATTTTTAAAACTTATTGTTTAA
- the alaS gene encoding alanine--tRNA ligase, whose amino-acid sequence MQGSDLRKKFLQFFESKGHTVVPSSSLIPHNDPTLLFTNAGMVQFKDVFLGLDKRPYSRATTAQKCVRAGGKHNDLDTVGRTARHHTFFEMMGNFSFGDYFKDDAIHFAWEFLTKVIQLPKEKLWITIYLDDDEAYKIWHEKVGVPTERIIRLGEKDNFWSMGDTGPCGPCSEILYDRGEDFRCTEKECGIGKCDCDRWLEIWNLVFMQYDRDENGKLTPLPKPSIDTGMGLERVSSILQGVNSNYDTDLIKPLIQEVENITGLTYNQDDRGFPFRVIADHAKSCTFLILDGVLPSNEGRGYVLRRILRRAVRFGKVLGIERPFLFELVPIVRKIMEDAYPEIKTNEDHIKKVIQREEERFRETLNDGLKVVNELIRKLKNENTKIIKGKEAFTLYDTYGFPLDLMEDIAEEYGLVVDKDGFNSAMEEQRNRAREARDDSKAWNFAISLTNSLNDISPTRFVGYEHLVAEASILALVHEKGKKNKADAGLELYLVTDTTPCYAESGGQVGDKGIVKGLNGWGSILDTQKLPDGKYIHSMKIEEGFFKVGDQVSITVDEERRLAIKRNHSATHLLHKALKEVLGEHVNQAGSLVLPERLRFDFTHFTALDEKEIFAVERKVNEQILASLPITVLETSFDEATELGATALFGEKYGDRVRVVKMGDYSMELCGGTHLENTSSACIFKILSESGVGTGFRRIEAATGLAALEYLNDKEKRLEQLAEVLKTPVNQVAQRVETVLKEMREKEREIEKLSAKLALYQTDHLLSQVQKIADISVLAAEVQVSDMEGLRNMADLLKDKLGSGVIILGTKIEDKVNFVAAVTKDLVPKGIHAGKIIKEVAKVAGGSGGGRPDMAQAGGKDAAKLKEALGFCNEIISKMYNIKQY is encoded by the coding sequence ATGCAAGGTAGTGATTTGAGAAAGAAATTTTTACAATTTTTTGAGAGTAAAGGTCATACGGTTGTTCCTAGTTCATCTTTAATACCACATAACGACCCTACATTACTGTTTACCAATGCTGGAATGGTTCAATTTAAAGATGTTTTTTTAGGTCTAGATAAACGGCCATATAGCAGAGCTACAACAGCTCAAAAATGTGTTCGCGCAGGAGGAAAACATAACGACTTAGATACTGTTGGCAGAACAGCTCGTCATCATACCTTCTTTGAAATGATGGGTAATTTTTCTTTTGGAGATTACTTTAAAGATGATGCAATTCATTTTGCATGGGAATTTCTAACGAAAGTTATTCAACTGCCAAAAGAAAAACTTTGGATTACTATTTATCTTGATGATGATGAGGCATATAAAATTTGGCATGAAAAAGTTGGTGTACCTACTGAGCGAATTATTCGCTTAGGAGAAAAAGATAATTTTTGGTCAATGGGTGATACTGGACCCTGTGGGCCTTGCAGTGAAATTTTATATGATCGTGGCGAAGATTTTCGCTGTACAGAAAAGGAATGTGGCATTGGTAAATGTGATTGCGATCGTTGGCTAGAAATATGGAATTTAGTATTTATGCAATATGATCGCGATGAAAATGGAAAACTAACACCACTTCCTAAACCAAGCATTGACACAGGCATGGGTTTAGAACGAGTAAGTTCCATTTTACAGGGCGTAAATAGTAATTATGATACGGATTTGATTAAACCGCTAATTCAAGAAGTTGAGAATATCACCGGCCTTACATATAATCAGGATGATCGCGGCTTTCCCTTCCGAGTTATTGCTGATCACGCAAAATCTTGTACATTTTTAATTTTAGATGGAGTCCTTCCTAGTAATGAAGGACGTGGTTATGTGTTGCGTAGAATTTTAAGAAGAGCTGTACGTTTTGGAAAAGTTCTAGGAATTGAACGCCCTTTCCTTTTTGAACTAGTACCAATCGTTCGCAAGATAATGGAAGATGCTTATCCAGAAATAAAAACTAATGAAGATCATATCAAAAAGGTAATTCAAAGAGAAGAAGAGCGGTTTAGGGAAACTCTTAATGATGGTTTAAAAGTAGTAAATGAATTAATAAGAAAATTAAAAAATGAGAATACCAAGATTATTAAAGGCAAGGAAGCTTTTACATTATATGATACTTATGGCTTTCCATTAGATCTAATGGAAGATATTGCTGAAGAATATGGCTTAGTGGTTGATAAAGATGGATTCAATAGTGCTATGGAAGAGCAGCGAAACAGAGCAAGAGAGGCAAGAGATGATTCAAAGGCATGGAATTTTGCTATATCTTTAACTAACAGTTTAAATGATATTAGTCCAACCAGATTTGTTGGATATGAGCATTTGGTAGCGGAAGCAAGTATACTAGCTTTAGTTCATGAAAAAGGGAAAAAGAACAAAGCAGATGCAGGACTGGAATTATACCTAGTTACAGATACGACTCCTTGTTATGCTGAAAGCGGTGGACAAGTAGGAGATAAAGGGATTGTTAAAGGTTTAAATGGTTGGGGTAGTATTTTGGATACACAAAAATTGCCTGATGGTAAGTATATTCATTCGATGAAAATTGAAGAAGGATTTTTTAAAGTCGGGGATCAAGTATCAATTACAGTTGATGAAGAACGTAGGTTAGCAATTAAAAGGAATCACTCCGCAACTCATTTATTACATAAAGCTCTAAAAGAAGTTTTGGGGGAACATGTCAACCAGGCTGGTTCCTTAGTTTTACCAGAAAGGCTACGCTTTGATTTTACTCATTTTACTGCCTTAGATGAAAAAGAAATTTTCGCAGTTGAACGTAAAGTAAATGAGCAAATACTAGCAAGTCTACCGATTACTGTTTTGGAAACATCTTTTGACGAAGCAACAGAACTTGGTGCAACGGCTCTTTTTGGTGAAAAGTATGGCGATCGTGTGCGTGTAGTAAAAATGGGCGATTATAGCATGGAATTATGTGGAGGAACCCATTTAGAAAACACTAGTAGTGCGTGCATTTTTAAAATTCTAAGTGAAAGTGGTGTAGGGACAGGCTTTCGAAGAATTGAAGCAGCCACGGGCTTAGCAGCTTTAGAATATTTAAATGATAAAGAAAAAAGACTGGAACAACTAGCTGAAGTTTTAAAAACGCCTGTTAATCAAGTTGCTCAAAGGGTAGAAACAGTGCTTAAAGAAATGCGGGAAAAAGAACGTGAAATAGAAAAACTTAGCGCAAAGCTTGCATTGTATCAAACTGACCATTTGCTAAGCCAAGTGCAAAAAATTGCTGATATATCTGTTTTAGCCGCCGAAGTTCAGGTTTCAGATATGGAAGGACTGCGGAATATGGCCGACCTATTAAAGGACAAATTAGGTTCAGGGGTTATTATTTTGGGAACAAAGATTGAAGACAAAGTTAATTTCGTGGCTGCTGTAACTAAAGACCTAGTACCTAAAGGTATACATGCTGGTAAAATTATCAAAGAAGTAGCCAAGGTTGCAGGAGGAAGCGGTGGTGGAAGGCCTGATATGGCGCAAGCAGGGGGTAAAGATGCAGCTAAGCTAAAAGAAGCTTTAGGTTTTTGTAATGAAATAATTAGTAAAATGTATAACATAAAACAGTATTAA
- a CDS encoding IreB family regulatory phosphoprotein gives MTQDNLEHTVMFKVEKEEVPKAKEVLLLVYEALQKKGYNPINQLVGYLLSGDPAYITSHNNARNLIRRLERDELMEELLMSYLGQK, from the coding sequence ATGACCCAGGATAATCTTGAGCATACCGTGATGTTTAAGGTTGAAAAAGAAGAGGTTCCTAAAGCTAAAGAAGTTTTATTGCTGGTCTATGAGGCATTGCAGAAGAAGGGTTATAATCCTATTAATCAGCTAGTGGGATACTTATTGTCTGGAGACCCTGCTTATATTACTAGCCATAATAATGCTCGTAATTTAATCCGGCGTTTAGAGCGGGATGAATTAATGGAGGAACTACTTATGAGCTACCTGGGTCAGAAGTAG
- the ruvX gene encoding Holliday junction resolvase RuvX, giving the protein MRILGLDVGDKKIGVALSDPLGLTAQGIDTVKCTGEIKKDIEYILKIINLNEVEQIVVGLPKNMNGSIGPQAKKVIDFAEALGEKSNLPIIFWDERLTTVAAEKTLLAADVSRKKRKLVIDKIAATVILQSYLDNKN; this is encoded by the coding sequence ATGCGAATTCTTGGATTAGATGTTGGTGACAAGAAAATTGGTGTGGCTTTAAGTGATCCTTTAGGCTTGACAGCCCAAGGAATTGACACAGTTAAATGCACGGGAGAAATAAAAAAAGATATCGAATATATTCTTAAAATAATTAATTTAAATGAGGTTGAACAGATAGTTGTTGGCTTACCTAAAAATATGAATGGTTCTATAGGTCCTCAGGCTAAGAAAGTAATTGATTTTGCTGAAGCATTAGGTGAAAAAAGTAATTTACCAATTATTTTCTGGGATGAAAGGTTAACTACTGTAGCAGCAGAAAAAACTCTCCTTGCTGCAGACGTTTCACGTAAAAAAAGAAAATTGGTTATTGATAAAATTGCTGCTACTGTAATTTTACAGAGTTATTTAGATAATAAAAATTAG
- a CDS encoding DUF1292 domain-containing protein, producing the protein MVDEKHHDCGCEEDCECEDIIVLQDEEGNDHEFSIVDVLEMDENKYAILMPASENDESDEAIILKIAADENGDEFLAEIENDDEWESVARAWEEMIDEEEF; encoded by the coding sequence ATGGTTGACGAAAAGCACCATGATTGTGGTTGCGAAGAAGATTGTGAGTGTGAGGATATTATTGTTTTACAGGACGAAGAAGGCAATGACCATGAATTCAGCATTGTTGACGTGTTGGAAATGGATGAAAATAAATACGCTATTCTTATGCCGGCTAGTGAAAACGACGAATCAGATGAGGCTATTATATTAAAAATAGCGGCAGATGAAAATGGCGATGAATTTTTAGCTGAAATTGAAAATGATGATGAATGGGAGTCTGTAGCTCGTGCCTGGGAAGAAATGATTGATGAGGAAGAATTTTAA